In one window of Comamonas testosteroni DNA:
- a CDS encoding acyl-CoA synthetase has translation MTSSFDLNLAPNTANYAALTPLGFIARTAEVYPERLAIVHGDLRQSWAQTYARCRQLASSLQKIGIGKNDTVAVMLPNTPPMVEAHFGVPMAGAVLNTLNTRLDAETLAFMLDHGEAKALIVDPEFAALMARALKLRKGTEPIYVIQVEDSVYGEAAEQIGAIDYESFVAQGDAGFDWQWPSNEWDAIALNYTSGTTGNPKGVVYHHRGAHNNAISNVLEWDMPKHAVYLWTLPMFHCNGWCFPWTVAARAAVNVCLRRVDAQAVFDAIRHHGVTHYCGAPIVHSLLVNAPAAMKQGVPAGVKAMVAGAAPPASMIEGMESMGFDITHVYGLTETYGPATVCARHEAWNQLDIGERARLNSRQGVRYHLQRSAAVLDPETMQPVPRDGQTMGEIMFQGNIAMKGYLKNPQATQEAFRGGWFHSGDLAVQHPDGYIQIKDRSKDIIISGGENISSIEVEDVLYRHPAVLAAAVVAKPDPKWGETPCAFIELKAGAETTEQDIIAHCKKHLAGYKVPRAVVFGELPKTSTGKIQKFELRKQAGSAGAISA, from the coding sequence ATGACAAGTTCTTTCGATCTGAACCTCGCACCGAATACCGCCAACTACGCGGCGCTGACGCCGCTGGGCTTTATTGCCCGCACGGCCGAGGTCTACCCCGAGCGCCTGGCCATTGTTCATGGCGACTTGCGCCAGAGCTGGGCACAGACCTATGCGCGTTGCCGTCAACTGGCCAGCAGCCTGCAGAAAATCGGCATCGGCAAGAACGACACGGTGGCCGTGATGCTGCCCAATACGCCACCCATGGTGGAGGCGCACTTTGGCGTGCCCATGGCCGGTGCCGTGCTCAACACGCTCAATACCCGGCTCGATGCCGAGACCCTGGCATTCATGCTGGACCATGGCGAAGCCAAGGCCTTGATCGTGGACCCCGAGTTCGCGGCCTTGATGGCCAGGGCACTCAAATTGCGCAAGGGCACAGAACCCATCTATGTGATCCAGGTCGAGGACAGCGTCTATGGCGAGGCGGCCGAGCAGATCGGTGCCATCGACTACGAGAGCTTCGTGGCCCAGGGCGATGCCGGTTTCGACTGGCAGTGGCCCAGCAACGAATGGGATGCGATTGCGCTGAACTACACCAGTGGCACCACAGGCAACCCCAAGGGCGTGGTCTACCACCATCGCGGCGCGCACAACAATGCCATCAGCAACGTGTTGGAGTGGGACATGCCCAAGCACGCCGTCTATCTGTGGACGCTGCCCATGTTCCATTGCAACGGCTGGTGCTTTCCCTGGACGGTGGCAGCGCGCGCGGCCGTCAACGTCTGCCTGCGCCGGGTGGATGCGCAGGCGGTGTTTGACGCCATTCGACATCATGGCGTGACCCATTACTGCGGCGCGCCCATTGTGCACAGCTTGCTGGTGAATGCGCCGGCGGCCATGAAGCAGGGCGTGCCCGCAGGCGTCAAGGCCATGGTGGCAGGGGCCGCGCCGCCCGCATCGATGATCGAGGGCATGGAGTCCATGGGCTTTGACATCACCCATGTCTACGGCCTGACCGAAACCTACGGCCCGGCCACGGTCTGCGCCAGGCACGAAGCCTGGAATCAGCTCGATATCGGTGAGCGCGCCCGCCTGAACTCGCGCCAGGGCGTGCGCTACCACCTTCAGCGCTCTGCCGCAGTGCTGGACCCCGAAACCATGCAGCCCGTGCCGCGCGACGGCCAGACCATGGGGGAGATCATGTTCCAGGGCAATATCGCCATGAAGGGCTATCTCAAGAACCCGCAGGCGACGCAGGAGGCTTTCCGCGGCGGCTGGTTCCATAGCGGCGACCTGGCCGTTCAGCATCCCGACGGCTATATCCAGATCAAGGACCGCAGCAAGGACATCATCATCTCGGGCGGCGAGAACATCTCCTCCATCGAAGTGGAGGATGTGCTCTATCGTCACCCTGCCGTGCTGGCTGCGGCCGTGGTGGCCAAGCCCGACCCCAAATGGGGCGAGACGCCCTGTGCCTTTATCGAGCTCAAGGCCGGAGCCGAGACCACGGAGCAAGACATCATTGCCCACTGCAAAAAGCATCTGGCCGGCTACAAGGTGCCGCGCGCCGTGGTGTTCGGGGAGCTGCCCAAGACCAGCACGGGCAAGATCCAGAAGTTCGAGCTGCGCAAGCAGGCCGGTTCGGCTGGCGCCATTTCGGCCTGA
- a CDS encoding peptidylprolyl isomerase gives MSNPQVELHVTINVADTATQGVITLELDAVNAPKSTENFLSYVNQGFYNGTIFHRVIKNFMIQGGGFAADMKQKETAAPIENEAKNGLKNDKYTIAMARTSDPHSATAQFFINTVDNGFLNHTAPTGQGWGYAVFGKVVKGEEVVDAIKKVRTTRKGFHDDVPFDAVVIDKAVAL, from the coding sequence ATGAGCAATCCCCAAGTCGAACTGCACGTGACCATCAACGTGGCTGACACCGCAACCCAGGGCGTGATCACCCTGGAACTGGACGCCGTGAACGCGCCCAAGTCCACCGAGAACTTCCTGAGCTACGTGAACCAGGGCTTCTACAACGGCACCATCTTCCACCGCGTGATCAAGAACTTCATGATCCAGGGTGGCGGTTTTGCAGCCGACATGAAGCAAAAGGAAACCGCTGCTCCCATCGAGAACGAAGCCAAGAACGGCCTGAAGAACGACAAGTACACCATTGCCATGGCTCGCACCAGCGATCCTCACAGCGCAACCGCCCAGTTCTTCATCAACACCGTGGACAACGGCTTCCTGAACCACACAGCTCCCACCGGCCAGGGCTGGGGCTATGCCGTGTTCGGCAAGGTGGTCAAGGGCGAAGAAGTCGTGGACGCCATCAAGAAGGTGCGCACCACCCGCAAGGGCTTCCACGACGACGTGCCTTTCGACGCAGTGGTGATCGACAAGGCCGTGGCCCTGTAA
- a CDS encoding tetratricopeptide repeat protein, with protein sequence MPVRNLFSTAARAAALAALLAAGSAYADDYTDVAQLLKSGKTQQALQKTETYLAKNARDPQMRFLRGIALSNDGKTEDAIAAFRQLTEDYPELPEPYNNLAVIYARQGDLDRARSALEAAVRNNPNYAVAHENLGDIYARLAYQSYAQSLAKGGRPAALNPKLKQLKDLLQPAASLATPAPAQPAQR encoded by the coding sequence ATGCCTGTACGCAACTTGTTCAGTACCGCAGCGCGTGCGGCAGCCCTGGCTGCCTTGCTCGCTGCAGGTAGCGCCTACGCCGACGATTACACGGATGTTGCCCAGTTGCTCAAGAGCGGCAAGACGCAGCAGGCGCTGCAAAAAACGGAAACCTATTTGGCCAAGAATGCACGCGACCCACAGATGCGTTTTCTGCGCGGCATCGCGCTGAGCAATGACGGCAAGACCGAGGACGCGATTGCGGCTTTTCGCCAGCTGACCGAGGACTATCCAGAACTGCCAGAGCCCTATAACAACCTGGCCGTGATCTATGCACGCCAGGGCGATCTGGATCGCGCCCGCTCTGCACTTGAAGCTGCCGTGCGCAACAATCCGAACTATGCCGTAGCACATGAAAACCTGGGCGATATCTATGCCCGCCTGGCCTATCAGTCCTATGCGCAGTCCCTGGCCAAGGGCGGCCGCCCCGCAGCCCTGAACCCCAAGCTCAAGCAGCTCAAGGACCTGCTGCAGCCTGCGGCCTCCCTCGCAACGCCTGCCCCGGCCCAGCCTGCACAGCGCTGA
- a CDS encoding UDP-2,3-diacylglucosamine diphosphatase: MTDSSDPRTTAPQVAQLQGAPGWRAIDFISDLHLQPSEPQTVEAWRSYLARSTADAIFILGDLFEVWVGDDALDEPGSFEAECAAVLHEAAQQRPLFFMVGNRDFLAGDEFLRRSGMRGLSDPTVLRWAGPSILLSHGDALCLDDVEYQQFRAVSRSAAWQQQLLAQPLAVRRAIGKSARSESEQRKQSGAPYADADTQMNATWMQAAQAPWLIHGHTHQPADHALGNDQWRIVLSDWHIDADTQRAEVLRVTPEGWQRMPPDLA, translated from the coding sequence ATGACTGATTCTTCAGATCCCCGCACGACTGCTCCTCAGGTCGCGCAGCTGCAAGGCGCCCCCGGCTGGCGAGCCATCGACTTTATTTCCGATCTGCACCTGCAGCCGTCCGAGCCGCAGACGGTTGAAGCCTGGCGCAGCTATCTGGCACGCAGCACGGCCGATGCCATCTTTATCCTCGGCGATCTGTTTGAAGTCTGGGTCGGTGACGATGCACTCGATGAACCCGGCAGCTTCGAAGCCGAATGCGCTGCCGTGCTGCACGAGGCGGCGCAGCAGCGTCCGCTGTTCTTCATGGTCGGCAACCGCGACTTTCTGGCCGGTGACGAGTTTCTGCGCCGCAGCGGCATGAGAGGCCTTTCCGACCCCACGGTGCTGCGATGGGCAGGCCCCAGCATCCTGCTCAGCCATGGCGATGCGCTGTGTCTGGACGATGTGGAGTACCAGCAATTCCGCGCTGTTTCGCGCTCCGCCGCCTGGCAGCAGCAACTGCTGGCCCAGCCCCTGGCCGTGCGCCGCGCGATCGGCAAATCGGCACGCAGCGAAAGCGAGCAGCGCAAGCAAAGCGGCGCTCCCTACGCAGATGCCGACACGCAGATGAATGCCACCTGGATGCAGGCCGCGCAAGCGCCCTGGCTGATTCACGGCCATACCCATCAGCCCGCCGACCACGCACTGGGCAATGACCAATGGCGCATCGTGCTCAGCGACTGGCATATCGATGCCGATACACAGCGCGCCGAGGTGCTGCGCGTGACGCCCGAAGGCTGGCAGCGCATGCCGCCCGATCTGGCCTGA
- the dnaG gene encoding DNA primase has protein sequence MAIPQSFIQELLSRVDVVDIVGRYVQLKKGGANFMGLCPFHGEKSPSFTVSPSKQFFHCFGCGKNGNAIGFLMEHAGMGFVEAVQELASQCGLQVPQDDISPAERQRQAQQKQKAETLSDLLEKAGESYRKQLKAAPKAIEYLKKRGVSGEVSKRFGLGYAPAGWHGLASVFAEYDNPQLEECGLVIVGEDDSRRYDRFRDRLMFPIRNVKGECIGFGGRVFGDEKPKYLNSPETPVFHKGRELYGLYEARQALRDMGYALVTEGYMDVVALAQLGFANAVATLGTACTPEHVQKLLRFTDAVVFSFDGDGAGRRAARKALDAALPLATDTRSIKFLFLPSEHDPDSFIREFGPEAFSRYVGDATPLSRFLIESASEGCDLGQTEGRAHMASNARPLWSLLPDGALKRQLLSEIAALAQLDSRDLSDIWAQEAARTAPAARRAPPAASPQAPEWDAPPGNWESAPDWADAAAPAPSYPSQGGGSNWSGRKEFGRTRKPWGKKGEDWNPPQLGPRPTPVSREDQAARLLMCHMEFMEEMTHEDFDALARCNQSHAPLFRWLEAQFTESGPRSWAVLREQLQGSPCEPLAQKLMSGAHANPEGEVDELRKELRGTLNLILVDHLKREEAQALKEIATDPTAARRYIEFQQRRKNLSVIISSAS, from the coding sequence GTGGCCATTCCCCAATCATTCATCCAAGAGTTACTCTCCCGCGTCGACGTCGTCGACATCGTGGGCCGCTATGTACAGCTCAAAAAGGGCGGCGCCAACTTCATGGGCCTATGCCCTTTCCATGGCGAGAAGTCGCCCTCTTTCACAGTCAGCCCCAGCAAGCAGTTTTTCCACTGCTTTGGCTGCGGCAAGAATGGCAATGCCATCGGCTTTCTGATGGAGCATGCCGGCATGGGCTTTGTCGAAGCCGTGCAGGAACTTGCCAGCCAATGCGGTCTGCAAGTGCCCCAGGACGACATCAGTCCTGCCGAGCGCCAGCGCCAGGCTCAGCAAAAGCAAAAAGCCGAGACCCTGAGCGACCTTCTGGAAAAAGCCGGCGAGTCCTATCGCAAACAGCTCAAGGCCGCCCCCAAGGCCATCGAGTATCTGAAAAAGCGCGGCGTCTCCGGCGAAGTCTCCAAGCGCTTCGGCCTGGGCTATGCACCTGCAGGCTGGCATGGCCTGGCCAGCGTGTTCGCCGAGTACGACAACCCGCAGCTTGAAGAATGCGGGCTGGTCATCGTGGGCGAGGACGACAGCCGCCGCTACGACCGCTTTCGCGACCGGCTGATGTTCCCGATTCGCAATGTCAAAGGCGAATGCATAGGCTTTGGCGGACGGGTGTTTGGCGATGAAAAGCCCAAATACCTGAACTCCCCCGAAACCCCGGTCTTCCACAAGGGCCGCGAACTCTACGGCCTCTACGAGGCCCGGCAGGCCCTGCGCGACATGGGCTACGCCCTGGTCACCGAAGGCTACATGGACGTGGTGGCGCTGGCCCAGCTGGGCTTTGCCAATGCCGTGGCCACGCTGGGCACGGCCTGCACGCCCGAGCATGTGCAAAAGCTGTTGCGCTTTACCGATGCCGTGGTCTTCAGCTTCGACGGCGACGGCGCGGGCCGGCGCGCCGCCCGCAAGGCGCTGGATGCGGCCCTGCCACTGGCGACGGACACGCGCTCCATCAAATTCCTGTTCCTGCCTTCGGAGCATGACCCCGACAGCTTCATCCGCGAATTCGGCCCCGAGGCCTTCTCGCGCTATGTAGGCGACGCAACGCCACTGAGCCGCTTTCTCATCGAATCGGCCAGCGAAGGCTGCGACCTGGGTCAGACAGAAGGCCGTGCCCACATGGCCAGCAACGCGCGGCCGCTGTGGTCGCTACTGCCCGACGGCGCGCTCAAGCGCCAGCTGCTCTCCGAAATCGCAGCCCTGGCCCAGCTGGACTCGCGCGACCTCTCCGATATCTGGGCGCAGGAAGCCGCACGCACCGCCCCCGCCGCCCGTCGCGCCCCTCCTGCTGCCAGCCCTCAGGCACCGGAATGGGATGCGCCGCCCGGTAACTGGGAAAGCGCTCCTGACTGGGCCGATGCTGCAGCACCGGCTCCCTCCTACCCGAGCCAGGGCGGCGGCAGCAACTGGTCGGGCCGCAAGGAATTCGGCCGGACGCGCAAGCCCTGGGGCAAGAAGGGCGAGGACTGGAACCCGCCGCAGCTGGGCCCGCGCCCCACGCCGGTCAGCCGCGAAGACCAGGCCGCACGCCTGCTGATGTGTCACATGGAGTTCATGGAAGAGATGACCCATGAGGATTTCGATGCCCTGGCTCGCTGCAACCAAAGCCATGCCCCCTTGTTCCGTTGGCTGGAGGCCCAGTTCACCGAGTCCGGGCCGCGCTCCTGGGCAGTGCTGCGCGAGCAATTGCAAGGATCGCCTTGCGAGCCGCTGGCCCAAAAACTCATGAGCGGCGCCCATGCCAACCCCGAAGGCGAGGTGGACGAGTTGCGCAAGGAGTTGCGCGGCACACTCAATCTGATCCTCGTGGATCACCTCAAGCGCGAGGAGGCGCAGGCGCTCAAGGAGATCGCCACCGACCCCACAGCAGCAAGGCGTTACATAGAGTTTCAACAGCGGCGAAAAAATTTATCTGTAATTATTAGCTCCGCCTCTTGA
- a CDS encoding peptidylprolyl isomerase, with the protein MLNFRRNSLKALSAIALTATVFATPGLAQAQSKVQLKTSMGDIVVELNDAKAPKSAANFLQYVRDKHYDGTVFHRVIDGFMIQGGGMDANLNEKPTRAPIPLEASNGLKNDRGTIAMARTGNPNSATSQFFINVVNNDMLNAPKPDGHGYAVFGKVIKGMDVVDKIRAVATGNRGMHQNVPTTPVTILSATEIK; encoded by the coding sequence ATGCTGAATTTCCGTCGAAACAGCCTTAAAGCCCTGTCCGCCATTGCGCTGACAGCCACTGTTTTTGCTACCCCCGGCCTGGCCCAGGCGCAATCCAAGGTGCAGCTCAAGACCAGCATGGGCGATATCGTGGTCGAGCTCAACGACGCCAAGGCGCCCAAGAGCGCCGCCAATTTTCTGCAATATGTGCGTGACAAGCACTATGACGGCACGGTGTTCCACCGCGTCATCGACGGCTTCATGATCCAGGGTGGCGGCATGGACGCCAATCTGAACGAAAAGCCCACACGCGCCCCGATTCCGCTGGAAGCCAGCAACGGCCTCAAGAACGACCGCGGCACGATTGCCATGGCGCGCACCGGCAACCCCAACTCTGCCACCTCGCAGTTCTTCATCAATGTGGTGAACAACGACATGCTCAACGCCCCCAAGCCCGACGGCCATGGCTACGCCGTCTTCGGCAAGGTGATCAAGGGCATGGATGTGGTGGACAAAATCCGCGCCGTGGCTACGGGCAACCGTGGCATGCACCAGAATGTGCCTACGACGCCGGTAACAATCCTCTCCGCCACCGAAATCAAGTAA
- a CDS encoding ISL3 family transposase — protein sequence MLDSKLLQALGGWEGYVVERVQWPQGDSRTVSIYLKPQASVMHCERCGAQCSQVHETTTRRVRDLALFEYRVVLHVPRRRLWCDSCGGPHLEKLSWLGRYQRVTDRLAQACSQLLRSSSIKAVAAFFDLGWHTVKSIDKALLLANTAQPQWDQIEYLAMDEFALHKGHRYATVVVDPISRQVLWVGQGRSRETARQFFEQLPAGVAQRIRAVAIDMTTAYELEIKAHCPNAEIVYDLFHVVAKYGREVIDRVRVDQANLLRQQPSARKVLKSSRWLLLRNRNKLQPQQAVQLKELLAANQPLMTVYVLRDELKQLWFYRRATWAHRAWRHWCDQAHQSGIAALSTFAQRLQSYLHGIIARCRHPLNTSVVEGINNTIKVIKRRAYGYRDQDYFFLKIRAAFPGNAR from the coding sequence ATGCTGGACTCGAAGTTATTGCAGGCTCTTGGCGGCTGGGAGGGCTACGTGGTTGAACGTGTGCAGTGGCCCCAGGGCGATAGCCGCACCGTGTCGATTTATCTGAAGCCGCAGGCCAGCGTCATGCATTGCGAGCGCTGCGGTGCGCAGTGCAGCCAAGTCCATGAGACCACGACACGGCGCGTGCGCGATCTGGCATTGTTCGAGTACAGAGTGGTGCTACATGTGCCGCGTCGGCGTCTGTGGTGCGATAGCTGTGGTGGCCCGCACCTGGAGAAACTCAGCTGGCTCGGTCGCTACCAGCGCGTCACAGACCGTCTGGCGCAGGCGTGCAGCCAGTTGCTTCGCAGCAGCAGCATCAAGGCGGTAGCGGCCTTCTTCGATCTGGGCTGGCACACCGTCAAGTCCATCGACAAAGCCTTGCTGCTGGCCAACACTGCGCAGCCGCAATGGGATCAGATCGAGTACCTGGCGATGGACGAGTTTGCGCTGCACAAGGGCCATCGCTACGCCACAGTCGTCGTCGACCCCATCAGCCGGCAGGTGCTGTGGGTGGGGCAAGGGCGCTCACGCGAGACGGCCCGCCAGTTCTTCGAGCAGTTGCCCGCTGGCGTTGCCCAGCGCATTCGCGCAGTTGCTATCGACATGACTACGGCTTACGAGCTGGAGATTAAGGCCCACTGCCCTAACGCCGAGATCGTCTATGACCTGTTCCATGTCGTGGCCAAGTACGGCCGGGAGGTCATCGACCGAGTGCGTGTCGATCAGGCCAACTTGCTGCGCCAACAGCCCTCAGCACGTAAGGTGCTCAAATCCAGCCGCTGGTTGCTGCTGCGCAATCGCAACAAGCTGCAGCCTCAACAAGCAGTGCAACTCAAGGAACTGCTGGCGGCCAATCAACCATTGATGACGGTATACGTCTTGCGCGACGAGCTCAAACAGTTGTGGTTCTACCGTCGTGCGACTTGGGCGCATCGCGCCTGGCGGCACTGGTGTGATCAAGCCCATCAAAGCGGCATTGCCGCACTGAGCACCTTCGCTCAGCGCTTGCAAAGCTACCTGCACGGGATCATCGCCCGATGCAGGCATCCGTTGAACACAAGTGTTGTGGAGGGCATCAACAACACCATCAAGGTCATCAAGCGCCGGGCCTATGGCTACCGCGATCAGGACTACTTCTTTCTGAAGATTCGGGCAGCATTCCCCGGTAATGCGCGATGA
- the cysS gene encoding cysteine--tRNA ligase produces the protein MSLRIYNTLSRALESFSPLEPGHVRMYVCGMTVYDLCHLGHARSMVAFDVVQRWLRASGYKVTYVRNITDIDDKIIRRAVENGETIRSLTDRMIDALHQDADALGIERPTLEPRATEYVPQMLSMIAQLQSKGLAYQAGNGDVNYAVRKFPGYGKLSGKSLDELNAGERVAVADGKHDPLDFVLWKSAKADEPADVKWQSSFGEGRPGWHIECSAMGCELLGESFDIHGGGADLQFPHHENEIAQSEGATGKPFAQTWMHNGFINVDNEKMSKSLGNFFTIRDVLKEYDAETIRFFVVRSHYRSPLNYSNVHLDDARGALKRLYTALDLVAPAEVQIDWSNSYAARFKAAMDEDFGTPEAVAVLFELAAEVNRSKSPEVAGLLKALGACLGLLQAEPQKFLQAGAEGVDAAAIEAQIAARAQAKAAKNWAEADRIRKELLEQGIVLKDSAAGTTWESAAKG, from the coding sequence ATGAGTTTGCGCATCTACAACACGCTGTCGCGTGCACTGGAATCGTTTTCGCCGCTGGAGCCGGGCCATGTGCGTATGTACGTCTGTGGCATGACGGTCTATGACCTCTGCCACCTGGGCCACGCGCGCTCCATGGTGGCTTTCGACGTGGTGCAGCGCTGGCTGCGCGCCAGCGGCTACAAGGTGACCTATGTGCGCAACATCACCGACATCGATGACAAGATCATCAGGCGCGCGGTGGAAAATGGCGAAACCATCCGCAGCTTGACCGATCGCATGATCGATGCGCTGCACCAGGATGCGGATGCGCTCGGTATCGAGCGCCCCACGCTGGAGCCGCGCGCTACCGAATACGTGCCGCAGATGCTGAGCATGATCGCCCAGCTGCAGAGCAAGGGCCTGGCCTATCAGGCCGGCAATGGCGATGTGAACTACGCCGTGCGCAAGTTTCCAGGCTACGGCAAGCTGTCGGGCAAATCGCTGGACGAACTCAACGCCGGTGAGCGCGTGGCCGTGGCGGACGGCAAGCATGACCCGCTGGACTTTGTGCTGTGGAAGTCGGCCAAGGCCGATGAGCCGGCCGATGTGAAATGGCAGAGTTCGTTTGGTGAAGGCCGACCCGGCTGGCATATCGAATGCTCGGCCATGGGCTGCGAGCTGCTGGGCGAGAGCTTTGACATTCACGGTGGCGGTGCAGACCTGCAGTTCCCTCACCACGAGAACGAGATTGCCCAGAGCGAAGGTGCGACCGGCAAGCCGTTTGCCCAGACCTGGATGCACAACGGCTTCATCAACGTGGACAACGAGAAGATGTCCAAGTCGCTGGGCAACTTCTTCACCATCCGCGACGTGCTCAAGGAATACGACGCCGAGACCATCCGTTTCTTCGTCGTGCGCAGTCACTACCGCAGCCCGCTGAACTATTCCAACGTGCATCTCGATGATGCACGCGGTGCGCTCAAGCGCCTCTATACCGCTTTGGATCTGGTGGCACCCGCCGAGGTGCAGATCGACTGGAGCAACTCCTATGCCGCCCGCTTCAAGGCGGCGATGGATGAAGACTTCGGCACGCCCGAGGCAGTGGCCGTGCTGTTCGAGCTGGCCGCTGAAGTCAACCGCAGCAAGTCGCCCGAAGTGGCGGGCTTGCTCAAGGCCCTGGGGGCCTGCCTGGGCCTGCTGCAGGCCGAGCCGCAGAAGTTTCTGCAGGCCGGTGCCGAAGGTGTGGATGCGGCCGCGATCGAAGCGCAGATTGCCGCGCGCGCTCAGGCCAAGGCTGCCAAGAACTGGGCCGAGGCCGACCGCATCCGCAAGGAACTGCTTGAGCAGGGCATCGTCCTCAAGGACTCTGCCGCGGGTACGACCTGGGAATCGGCCGCCAAGGGCTGA